Genomic DNA from Peribacillus simplex NBRC 15720 = DSM 1321:
AGAGCGGAGTTTGATCACGAAGTCGAATATATGAAAGGGCTCATTTCGCTAAGAAAAAATCATTCGGTTTTTAGATTAAGTACACCCGAAGAAATCGAAAGGCATTTACAATTCATCGATTCTCCATCGAATGTCGTTGCATTCACTCTACTAGCAGATGATTCAAAAATCGCAGTGATTCATAATGCAAATCGGGACGCGATAAGCATAACTCTCCCACATGAAGGGAATTGGTCTGTATTAGTGAATGGTCAGCAGGCGGGTCTGGAAGAAATAGAAAGGATAAAAGGGGGGCATATAACAGTTCCCGCTTTAAGTTCATTCGTTTTAAAACAAATTTTTAATGGATGATCTAAAAATAGAAGTGAGTGAATACTTTCACTCACTTCTATTTTGTTCATTACCTGATTTGAACTTCCATTTTCCATTATTTACTTTCACACGTTAAGCAAAATGATGTCGGGGTAGAAATATTAAACGAACTTGCAATTCACCGTTTTTTAAAGGGAAGCGATTATTTTGCAACAGAAAGTGCATATAAAAATTGATGGTGCTGACGCCACACTGGACGGTAAACAAACAGTATTACAAATGCTAAATGCTAACGGATGTTCGATTGAAGTTCCGAATGTTTGTTACCATCCTGGCCTAGGTCCTATTGAAACATGTGATACATGTCTGGTGAGTGTAAATGGAGAACTTAATAGATACAGTTGTACCTGATGTGAAAGAAGCACAGGTTATGGCCATGGACTAGATATTGTACAACCATGAATTGTATTGTACGGTTTGCGATTACAATAACGGCAGTTGTGAAATACATAATACCGTTAAAGAAATGAAAGTGAACTATCAAAGTGTACCGTTCGATCAAAAACCAGTATGATCCAGACCAATGCATTCTATGCGGGCGCTGTGTAGAAGCTTGTCAAGATGTAGGGAGATTTTCCTTCCCGGATGGAAAGCAAGATTATTCCCCATCGAGTGGACCAAACCAATTGATTTCGGGGAAGAGTTTGATATCCATGTGAATAATAGACGTTTATTAGAACATTTCCATGAACGGAACATGACGTATAAATCTGAAGGCATCACTTCCGAAACTCCAAAGATATTCCTTGAGGTACCACGAGAATTGGATAAAGAAAGAGGACTGGAAGATGGTACGCTCGTTCGGCATTCATCACCATATGGAAATGCAAAAGTGCAATGCCTGATTAAAAGGTAAAGAAGTTTGTTTGCCGATGAACGATACAGGAGACGGGACAATTAACCAATTGACCAGCAGCTATGCGGATAAAGATACGGATACTCCTGCTTTTAGGGGGCCAACCAACAAAAAGCGAAAACATACGTTAAGCCAATTTCGACATAAAAAAAGGCGAGTTCACTTTCCGAAAAGTCGAGCAATGAAGCTTTTTTTTGTTCTTTTTCGGTTGCTGATATGTTCTAAAAGAAAAAAAGGAAAAGAAGTTTTAGATATTTTTGATTTTATTCTATATGGGTGATACTGATTCAATTTATATAGGAAATAAAATACGAAAAACCCTTTTTTCTTAATAGTGTACCTTTACGAAAAAAATTTAATTGGTTACTTCTTCTAAGAAAGATGCCAATTAAAATGCATACATATTTTATACATAAGAAAGAATAACTTCTTTTCATATAATTATGGATATACTGCAATAATATATTTGGGATGCGTCACTCTGAAAGTTAATTGTATTTTGGATCGAAATAAAAGGAAAGAGACTGATACTGATTTTCTATAGTGATTTTTCTATCTGACTCTTTTTGGGATAGAACCTAGAAAAATGCCCACTTACAAGATTAAATCAGTATGATTCCGTATTCCTGAAGTAAACTGGTTTATAAAAAAATTAAAATCTACAAGTGAGCGATTTTCGTCGTCCAGGGCATGTTTTTCCATTAATTTCGAAAGAAGGCGGAGTGCTTAGCCGTGTTGGTCATACAGAAGCAGCTGTTGATTTAGCCAAATTGGCAGGTGGAAAGCCTGTGGCTGTAATTTGTGAAATCATGAAAGAAGACGGTACAATGGCACTTGTACCAGACCTAATAACAATTGCTAAACAATTGAATTTAAAGTTAATTACTATTAAAGATTTAGTTGCATTTCGTCAGAGACAAGGAGAGTTGTATATTCAGGAGTAGAAGAATATTTTGTATTTCTATATATAATTTTACTAGTCTATTACAAAATGGCATTCCTGATGACCTTCCTTAAAGGAATAGGAGAAGATACAAGCGATTTAGAAAGAACCACCCAATTACCAGAGAATCAGTATTTGCATAAAGCGAATGAAACAGCTGACATAGAACGGCCGACCTCCAGAAAATCATACGGATCAAGCATCCCCAGTAAAAGCGGAATTGAAAAAAAACGAAACATAAGCTGGTTTTGGATTGCAGCAGGAGTTTCGCTTGTAACCATTCCGCTAACTTTATCGAAAAGTAAAAAATAAAGTAACTTGCACGTTCATATTCGGAATATTGAGCGCAAACCGTGTAAACAAGAAGTTAAATTATGAATGATATATATTAAAGCCGATGATTCCCCCTAATAGGGGATCATCGGCTTTTTTCGATTGAAGGTGAGGTAATAAAATTACTATCAATATTTTTCTCACTAGCCTTTTATTACATATATTTAAATTAGATACAAATAATAAAATCAATAATTAGAGAAAGCATCATACACAAACAAAAGGGGGCGGGTAAGTGCGAATAGGACGTTCTCTTAAAAGGTCTAAAGAAAAATCTACAACAAATCATATACAAGTAAATACCTTATCTGCCGTGGTGAACGAAAATCTTGTGAGATTAATGAATGAGCTCGGGCACAGTTCAGATTTGTCTGTTCGTATGATTGAATCTCTACACCAAAAATCGGTACAAGCAGCTGTAATCCACCTTGACGGATTGGCTGATGCTAACATCATTAATGAAAACATAGTGGACCCATTAATCCAGTGGTTTAAAGAAAATAATCAAATATTGACAGAGATAGAAGAACAAGCTAGCCATATTTTAACGGTATCTCAATTAACCGTTAAAGAAAGTTGGCAGGAATTCATATCAGCGGTTTTGACAGGAGATACGGTTGTATTGTTGAATGGCAGTACAAAAGCATTCATCGCCAGTACGAAATGTCAGCCATCCCGTGCAATAACTGAGCCAACAAGCCAAACGGTCATTAGAGGACCAAAAGATAGTTTTACTGAGAATTTAAGAACCAATACATCACTAATACGTGCTAGGATTCAAAACCCTGATGTGCGCTTAGAGAGTTTGAAAGTCGGAAGCGTCACTCAAACGGATATTGGAATCATGTACATTCAGGGAATCGCGGATGAGAGTATTGTGAAGGAAGTCAAAGAACGAGTAAGGGGCATTGATATTGATGGGGTTCTTGAATCGAATTACATTGAAGAATTAATCCGAGATGATTCAGCGACCATTTTCCCCCTTCTTTTGAATACTGAACGACCAGATGCGGTAGTCGGTAATTTATTGGAAGGGCGAATCGCCATCATTATACAAGGAACACCTTTTGTTTTAATCGTCCCAGCAGTTTTCTCTCAATTTTTTCAATCTCCGGAAGACTATTATCAAAATCAATATACTAGTTCCTTTATAAGGTTGTTAAGATTCGGTGCCTTTTTTCTTTCGATGTATGCATCCGCTATCTATTTGGCCCTAATTACTCATCACCAGGGGCTTATCCCTACAACTTTAATCGTCAGTTTAATGGCTCAAAGGGAAAATGTTCCTTTTCCAGCAATTGTCGAAATACTCGTAATGGAAATGGCCTTCGAGGTTTTACGGGAGGCAGGAATTCGGATGCCAAGAGCGATCGGTCCAGCCGTATCAATTGTAGGAGCACTTATTTTAGGGCAGGCAGCTGTTGAAGCCGGATTTGTGGGAGCGTCAGTCGTTATCATAGTAGCCATTTCTGCAATCAGCAGTTTTACACTGCCGAATACCAGTCTAGTTAATGTGACTCGCGGAATTCGATTTATGTTGATTTTTATTTCAGCATTCATAGGCTTATATGGCATATTGCTTTTCACTTTATGTATCTGGCTTCATATGAGCAGCCTGAGGTCTTTTGGTGTACCATATTTTGCACCATTCGCTCCATTTCGTTTCAAGGAGCAAAAAGATGGTTTTTTTCGATTCCCACTACCATCACTATTGAAAAAAACATCAAGAAAATAAAACTCGGCTAAATACGGGGGAACGAAATATGAAAAGTAATATTTCATTTTTATGGATAGCCATTTGCTTATTGATTTCAGGGTGTTCAAATTATCGGGAATTAAACGAGCTTGGGGTCATAATAGGAATGGGAATCGACCATAACGACGATCCAGACAACCCATACAAAGTAACCTATCAAGTCATTAATCCAAGCGGGCTTTCCCAAACCAGTACTTCCGGAGGTAAAGGACTTGCAGTCATAAACTATACGGTAACGGCAAAAACACTAGTTGAGGCTTATTCAAAGGCATCAGCCATTATTCCTAGAGAAAACAATTTTTCACACCTTTCGCTCATTATTATCGGGGAAGAGTTAGCACGAAATGGTCTTGATTTATTATTTGATGCTGTCGATAGAGGCAAAAATCAAAGGGTAAGTGTCCCGATCTTTATTGCTCGCGGAAAGTCTGCTGAGTATTTGCTTGGTGTAATTGAACCACTTGAAATGACTCCAGGTAAAAATATCATTAGCACAACTAAAAGTGAGCAAAGCGACTATGGATCCACTAATGAAGTGTTATTATATGAAACCATTTCAGCACTTATGAGTGAAGGGAAGGATGTATCACTTCCTGGAATCAGTATAAGGAATGATTCAAAAGAGGCAAAGCAAATAAGTAATTTTGAGACGACTGCCCCAGCTTATATAGAGGCAAAAGGATTAGCCCTATTTAGAAAAGGAAAAATGGTGAGATGGCTTGATGGAGAAACGGCCAGAGGTGTTCAGTTTGTCACATCGGATATAAAAAGGACAGATGTTGTGATACCTTGCAGTGAGAAGGGAATTGTCACGATCACGGCAATCAGAGTAAAAAGCAAAATGAAAACCAAAATCCACCATGAAAAACCAGTCATACATACAAATTTGAATGTAATGGGAGAAATGATGCAAACATCATGTGACCTGGATATGAGCGATCCGAAGTTGTTAAGTGAGTTTGAAAGAAAATTGGAAAATGAACTAAAAAAGCAAATAAAAAGGACGATTAGCATCACTCAAAAAGAAAAGTCGGACGTTTTTGGTTTTGGTGATGCCTTGTCTCGAACAAACCCGGATTATTGGCTTCTGCATAAAAAAAATTGGGATAACCTATTTTCAGATGCGGAAATATCTATGAAGGTAAACGTTGACATTATTAATTCCGGAATGCGAATGGAACCTTATAAGTCGAAATAAAAAAATGAGGAAGTGAGGAGACATTGCCTAAATTAAAAATTGATGGATTTCAGTTATTTTGTATGATGGTCATTTTTATGTTTGGCAGTAATTTACTGCTTGATATAGGAAAGGGGGCCAAGCAGGATGTCTGGATTGTGAATCTCTTATCAACTCTTTTTGGTTGTTTACTGTATTTCGTGTATATTTCATTATTTAAAAAATACCCTGACTTACCGATGACCGGTTATGCCCGGAAAATTTGGGGTAAATATTTTGGCGGTTTATTCAGTTTTTGCTATATCATCTATTTTGTTTATCTTGCTGCAAGAGTGTTACGGGATTTTGAAGAATTATTAATTAGCTCCACATATAGACGTACTTCCATTATAACGCTGGGGATATGCATGATACTGGTTTTAATTTATGGAGTTCACTTAGGTATAGAAGCATTTGCACGAGTTACATGCATATGCTTCGCCATTATTATCGTGGGCCTTTTGATTATGAACATTATGTTTGTACTAGGAGGATATACAAAATTGGAAAACCTTCAGCCTGTTTTAGGCAACGGATGGGGAAAGGTATGGAAAGAGTTGATTCCTACTGGTATCACCGTACCTTTTGGAGAATTGATTACGTTTACGATGATTCTTCCGTATTTGAATAAAAAGAATTCTGCTGTGAAAGTTGGCCTCTTGGCGATAATTATAGGTGGAGTTACTTTAACTCTTAATTCGATCATTTTTTTGTCCGTATTAGGTCCAGATGCCGTATTAAGGTCAAATTTCCCTGCTCTTACGGCTGTCAGTTATATAAATATCGCTGATTTTATTGAAAGACTGGATTCGTTCATTCTTGTTTTAATGATCATTTTAGGCTTCATTAAGATTTCGATCTTTTTCTTTTGTGCCATTATTGGCGCAGCGGACTTATTTCAAATGAAATCTTCCCCTGTATTCATTTACCTGGTTGGCGGTGTTATTTTCTTCTCTTCGCTTATGATTGCACCTAGCTATCAGGCTCATATAGATGAAGGGCTAACAGTCGTCCCTTACCTTTTGCACCTACCTTTACTTATTGGAATCCCCATTCTATTATTGGTTACCGCATATATAAAACAAAAAATGAAACCAGCAGTTTCATGAAGAGGGAGGCTGCCGGTTTTTAAGAGCTGAGAATATGATCAAATATAAAAAGAGTATTATGGCTAAAAGGACCAGAAAGTAATCTTCTCCACGAGCTACTGTGAAATATTGTTTGATGCTATAGAAAGAGTGCAATATATTCAAGCCCTGTAGGTTATCAAGGAGAATAATAAGTAAATACGTGCCTAACAAAATTAACAAAGATGGTAGCATTCTCACGATAAAATCACCTCATTCTTTTTTCTTAAAGTGTCGTTAATACTCTAAAAATATGCACGAATTCGTATTTAGGTTATGTGTCTGGATACTTGATACTTGTCATTTTCAATCCTTATTATGATGGAACCTAATGCTTGTAGAAATGCCTCCCATGCCATAAAATGGGAGTATACAAATGATAAAGGAGTGTATAAATGAAGTTCAAATTAATGACCATCACCTTGGGTATCTGTTCTTCATTAGTACTTTCAGGTTGTTCAAGTGAAGAGGAAAGTGTTGTTCATAATGAAAGCAGTCATGAAGGACATTCAGAACATACAGTATCAGGAGATCTTCAGGAGGAGACCAGCAGTAAGGAAATAGCACCGGATTTCTTAGCCGAAAAACCAGAAGATATGAAGACAATCTATTTAGCTGTTGCTCAAAATAAAGATTTACTAGAAAAAATACCTTGTTACTGCGGTTGCGGGGAGTCAGCTAACCATAAAAACAATTACGATTGTTTCATCCATGAAAATAAAAAAAATGGTGAAGTGGTTTGGGATGACCACGGGACGAGATGTGGAGTTTGCTTAGAAATAGCTGCACAATCCATACTGGACTTGAATGATGGTATGAGCATCAAAGATATCCGGAATAAAGTCGATGAAAAATATAAAAGTGGATATGCCAAACCAACCCCAACCCCTGAAGTGTAAGGGCAAAAAGGAAATGAAATTCTAGCGTGAAAATGATAATTAGGAAAATGGCTTTTGCCCGATATTCATTCGGGAAATGCCATTTTTTAATTTCTTGGAGTGAAGGATTCTTTCACATATATAATATTAGTTAGAATGGGGAATACTTCCAATAAACATTAAACCATAAAGGAGCTATCACTTTGACATTAATCCGCCTTGGTTATGTAGCCATGAGTAATCATGTGCCGAACTGTTCACCATCCCAAACTATGACTTTTGCTCAGTTTTCGAAAATTAAGGACAGAGATGCTGCGATAAGGAAGCTTGAACGCATTTCAATTTCCAATCTTCATAATTGTTGGCGTTTACTGATCCATAACGAAGCTAATAATATTCAGTTCTTTAGGCTTTCTTCTAAACTTATCCCTTTAGCCAATCATCCGGAAATTCCAGAATGGGATTACATAGAACCTATTTCAGAAGAACTAGCTAAATTAAAAACATTCATTACAAATCACCCAAAAATAAGGATAGATTTTCACCCAGATCATTTTGTCATCTTGAATAGTACAAATATCGATATTCTGAAGACATCATTAAAAACATTAAGGATGCATTATACTTTATTGAAAAAAATAGGGTTGGATCCCGAGCATCGCTGTGTACTGCATGTTGGCGGGGGGTATGGCGAACATGTACAGGCATTAGAGCAATTTATTGATAATTGGGGTTTGATTCCGGAATCAATTCAAAGAATGGTCATTCTTGAAAATGATGATACTACCTATACTTTGTCGGAAACCCTTTATTTATGTGAGAAAATGGGGATTCCCATGGTTTTTGATTATCACCATTACCTCGCACATCAGTTACCTGGCGAAGATTGGACAGACCATTGGGATCGAATATTAAATACCTGGAGGAATTCCAAACTACCTCCTAAAATGCATATCTCAAGTCCAAGGTCCGATAAAGAATTTCGAGCACACGCTGACTTTGTGGATACTGGTATGTTCATGGAGTTTTTACAAAGGATAAAAGGGACCTTACCACAATTGGATTGCATGATTGAAGCTAAACAAAAAGATGGAGCACTTTTCCAGTTGATGGATCAGCTGAAAAGTTACAAAGAGATAGAGATCATTGATAATGCAAGTTTTTATATTCATTAAAAAATCCGTATGATAAAATATTAAACATTTGGTAAAGAAGGTATGCATAAGATTTTCTTTATCAAATGCAATTTGTTTACATAACATAATTATTGTTAATTTAAGGACTATATGGGGTCCTACCATCAAAAAGCGGAAAAAGAAATACCGGGTTAAGAATCCGATTTTCCCTACGCGAAGGAATCAGCCTTATAAAAATTACTAAAGAAGAGGACACTGGTTTAAAAGTTGTATTCATCAAGGAAATTAATGTGTACCTATAACTATTGGGTGAAAAATATTTAAGTATGTTATCTAACTCATTCCCTTTACAGATATCGTGGTGATGGATATGTCTTTGTTGGACACCACTTACTAATACTCTTATATGTTCTTTTGGTGAGCCAGTGAAATTACGGACGTTCTCAAACTTTAAGGGCTGCAATGTTAATCAGTTCTCTGCATTCATCATGTATGTTATTATGTTGAGATTCATCTAATTGCGTTAACGTTTGTTCACTCTCCAATTTTCAGGTAATTTAGGGCTACTCTTTATCAATCGTGTCCGAGCACTGGATCTGTTCCTTGCTTACTTCCCATAAACGCTTTGCAGCGTCCATGTTTTGAGCGGGTACAGATGGGATTGTAATTTGCATGTCGGTGTAGTAGCGGCCATTGTGACTGGTAATTTCGTCTGAGTCCGCCAACCATACCAAAGTTTCGGCACCTTTCTCAGGGCTTCGGGAGAATATCTTCATCACGGACATGGTCAACCGGGCCAATAGTCCGTTGTTCTGGTTAAAGTTCGTGGAAACTAGCCCAGGATCGAAGCAATGAGCTGTGACTCCCGTTCTCTCCAGTCGCCCCGCCAATTCAGCGGTGAATAAGATGTTGGCGAGCTTTGTTTCCGCATAGCGAAATGTAGGGCCGCCAATGAATTTTTTGGGGAAGCTATAGAGATGCTCGGCGCTGAGTTCGTCAAAATCAATCCCTTTCTTGGCCATCTTGTGACCGTGGGATGCGGTTGTGATTACTCGGGCTTGCTCACTTTCCTTTAACCGATCAAGGAGCAGTGTCGTAAGCAGGTAGGGTGCTAGATGATTAACCGCCCAGGTCATCTCCAAGCCGTCGACAGTTAGTTGTCGAGTTTCGAACAAGGCGCCGGCATTGTTGATTAAGACATCCACTTTCGGGCACCTAGCCAGAATTTCAGCAGCAACCTGACGTATGGACTGCTGAGAAGCCATGTCTGCTAGGAACACATCCACTGTGGTGCTATTTCCGGTTAATGTCTTAATTCGATTCACTACTTCAGTCGCTTTGGTCTGATTACGTGCGACGAGTCCCAGGTTTGCGCCTCGAATTGCGAGTTCTTTGGCTGTGGCCAGCCCAATGCCGCTAGTTGCACCGGTAATCACGACGTACTTGCCTTTCACTGTCCACTTATTCGAAATTATACTCTCCATTGTTATTAAACCTCTATCCCTGAAAGTTTATGAATGAACAATTCATTCTTTAGCAAATTAACGAACATCATAATTTAATTTTTGCGAACCATCAACAGCAATTTTTCTACTCCATCCTAATATTTTACATAACTTCAGAAGTGCCGTGTTTAATGCGATTGCAGTTATTATAACTGGCGCAACTATCTGAAACGGCTCAATTGATTGTGATGTCAAGTAGACAAGATTGGTCGTACGGATTCGTGGGACATGATCCCGTGAACTAAACGTCCCGTACCTGATCGCATATAGCTTCCTATTCACTGTGCAAAAAGAGCGTATTCATATCTCTTTCATTGTTCCCTTGGAGGACACCTAACTTGGAAATAGGTATTATCATCATTGCTTTTCAAGACGGCATGATCAATATGACCAATACGATTGCAGCGGTTAGCTCAGCAGAGTAGCTCTATCAAACAAACACAACTTCCAAGATGTATAAAAGTACGTTTCTCTTAACAGGATTGTTTTCAATTATATGTGCTGCACTTGGTTTAATCCCATATGGACCGTATACTTCGTCTATTGGTTTTTCAGTAAGTACAAAAATATTTGATCGAGTAGCTTTAATTATCAGAGGAGCGCTTTTCACTTTACTTGGATTTGTGCCTGCGTTAGGAGCCTTATTTTCGACAATTCCTGTTAGGAAAGGGGGTGCTGTCTTATTTATGGCCTATATACAATTATTCGGAACCGCTGCATAATATTCAATTTAATTCTGAAACGATATACCGAATTGCTACTCCGACACTTATTGGTATCTGTATTATGAACATTCCTGCGGAAGTGTTCGCTACGATTCCTATGTATATTCGTCCCCTTATCGGTAATGGTCTGTTAATGGGCGTACTTATAGATCTGGCTCTGGAATGTTTTGTGGATTGGTCAAATTATAAATGGTTGGAATCAAGGTACTAGTACTGCATTTAATAATATTAAAGGCCGATGATTCCTTAATACAGGGATAATCGGCTTTTTTAAACCGAAATATCTCTTCGTGTATGTTTTCCGCATTTCGTATGCCCCCTAAATAAATGGGGCATCCAGACATTATAAATAATGAGTAAAAATATAGAGAATTTTAATATGCTATGTTTTCGAAAAAAAAGTAGAAAAGACAAGAAAAACGAGCTTCATATTTAGTTTTTAATGAGGTTGTTTTAAATCACTAGAGTCATTGGTCTAGATTGCGTTAAAACGTCTCTATTAAACCTTTAGGGGTGTTATTTGGTGTTGGTATTTTTTTGTAGTAGATCGTCTGAAATTATAAGAATATTCCGAATGTAACAAAGGACCTGTATTGATACATTCAAAAACGCGTTAAATCAAGGTTTATAAGGGTATCAAGATTTATAAAACTTGCCTTTTTTTCACCTGTTCACGTACAATGAAAGAAGGGGAAAGGGGAATGAGCCATTCATGCAAGCAACCTCTCAAAGAATAAAGAATGTCCAGCCGATACGCCGGTTGGATCACATAGAAAAGATGAAAAAGTCACTATTAAAATATTGCAGCTACAGGGATTATATGATGTTTTCAATCGGGATAAACATCGGGTTACGTATAGGGGATCTTTTACAATTAAGAGTGAAAGATATTCTTGAGGGTACACATATAGTCATTGTGGAGCAAAAAACAGATAAAATTAAGCGGTTCCTTGTCAATCCTCAACTTCGTAAGGAAGTAAGGAAATATGTCCGGAAATCGAACCTGAAAAATGAACAGTATTTATTTCCAAGTCGAAAAGGTAATGGTCCAATCACTAGGGTACAGGCCTATCGGGTCCTGAACAAGGCAGCTGAAATGGCAGACATTCCGGATGTCGGTACACATACCCTTCGAAAAACCTTCGGCTATTTGCATTACCAAAAATTCAAGGATATAGCTTTACTGCAACAAATCCTTAATCATTCCAATCCAAAAGATACGATGATTTACATAGGACTCACACAGGATTTAATGGACGAAACTCTAATGGATTTCTATTATTAACTGAACAGGAGGAAGTACAACCCCTGTATTACTCAGTATTTTTATATTGATATCACAGTCCTGTAATAGGGATTTATTCCAAAGCAAACATTATTTTAATATATATGAATGGGTAGAGAAAACTGTTATTTTTGGTGCGGAGAGGTGAAAGAAAAAGAGCATCTCCGTTCAAGGACTGTTGGAATGGGATAAGCCTTTACTAGGAAATTCGACTTCACTGAGAGTTTTGAAAATTAAAACAGTTTTGAGAGGGTAAAAGGACAGGACCTTATCTCAACCGAATGACTTCTCAAAAAAGAACAAGAATATAATCTTTTTTTGTTAATATCATCCAGTCTTTATTCTTTTAAAAAATCATTCAATTTTCTTATCAATACAGTATATTAGAAACATTTAGTCTTCTAAAAGTCTGTTATTCTACTTTTTAACATATAATGAAACAGAATTTAACAGGAAAGAATGGGGGTTCAAAATAAGGTTACTATAATAACGTTATGTTAACTTGTTTTCGAGATTTATCCTACTGTCAAAGGACTCATCATATGAACTGACCCCAATTGTTAGAGAACATGTAATAATTGGGGTGCAGTATAATGCTTGCAAGGAAAATGGATAATTAGTTTCAGTTAAAAGGAACCCATATCCTCCACCTGATCTAGCTCCAAAGGTAAAAAAGCATATTCCTCGTCCTTGATAATCTCACATTTACGAACGGGAATCGGTTGTTTAAAAATAGGCCCATCTATTACTGTGGTGTGAAACTCTCCACCTTCTCCGCAGGGGTCAATGCCGCGAGCTTCAAGTTCCTTCACGTATTCATGGGTTAACGTTCGCCCTAAATCTTCCTCTCGCATTCCCAATGATAAATTAACGGTTACAATGATCGTTACAAATCCTAGATTCATGAACTCTTCGACAGCTTCACGATGGTTCATTTCCCATAAAGGCATCCCAAGCTTCAATCCAGCATTCTTCGTAACCTTATCATGCCAACAGCCATGGGCAGGCATATCCAAGTCACCAGTTACTAACACTTCAGCTCCTTGATCTTTAGCATTTTCTAAAAGGCGCATAAATACTTTTTCATAATCAGTCCAACTGGCAGCTGCAGTATAAACAGGCAAACCTATAGATTCAGCTTGGGCATGTATGAGTTCCGGAGGCAGTCCATGGGATCTGGAGCGTTTTCCTTCTTCTTCCAGCATGACGATCAGTCCTACCGCATCTCCAATCTTCATTGCTTTATATAAGGCTAAGACACTATC
This window encodes:
- a CDS encoding site-specific integrase; protein product: MQATSQRIKNVQPIRRLDHIEKMKKSLLKYCSYRDYMMFSIGINIGLRIGDLLQLRVKDILEGTHIVIVEQKTDKIKRFLVNPQLRKEVRKYVRKSNLKNEQYLFPSRKGNGPITRVQAYRVLNKAAEMADIPDVGTHTLRKTFGYLHYQKFKDIALLQQILNHSNPKDTMIYIGLTQDLMDETLMDFYY
- a CDS encoding diphthine--ammonia ligase — protein: MTEVIDWKNSARGHKFIASFSGGKDSVLALYKAMKIGDAVGLIVMLEEEGKRSRSHGLPPELIHAQAESIGLPVYTAAASWTDYEKVFMRLLENAKDQGAEVLVTGDLDMPAHGCWHDKVTKNAGLKLGMPLWEMNHREAVEEFMNLGFVTIIVTVNLSLGMREEDLGRTLTHEYVKELEARGIDPCGEGGEFHTTVIDGPIFKQPIPVRKCEIIKDEEYAFLPLELDQVEDMGSF